The Xenopus laevis strain J_2021 chromosome 5L, Xenopus_laevis_v10.1, whole genome shotgun sequence genome has a segment encoding these proteins:
- the echdc1.L gene encoding ethylmalonyl-CoA decarboxylase: MGIFVWRSSLSMTNIRWLHHRCLSLYNSSHGFNEAKIKKKLAQFTGGSVDLSKSDDGIAEICINNPTRMNAFTGTMMIELEERISDLENWQDGKGLIVYGAENTFCSGSDLNAVKAISNPQEGMMMCMLMQNTLTRLQRLPLVSVALIQGKALGGGAELCTACDFRLMTEGSEIRFVHKQMGLVPGWGGAARLIHIVGSRHALKLLSGAPRVQPENALELGLADNILTGTEAGVLSEAKNWIMPYIKGPSDVTRAVKKVIISGREQNLEDALRTEKEIFGTVWGGLANLQALAKGTKHK; this comes from the exons ATGGGCATTTTTGTTTGGCGAAGCTCTCTAAGCATGACAAACATCAGATGGCTACATCACCGATGCCTGTCTCTATATAACAGCAGCCATGGCTTTAATGAagcaaaaattaagaaaaaacttgcacAGTTTACTGGTGGATCAGTAGATCTTTCTAAAAGCGATGATGGCATTGCCGAGATCTGCATAAATAACCCTACCCGCATGAATGCATTCACAG GAACAATGATGATTGAGCTGGAAGAACGGATAAGTGATCTTGAGAACTGGCAGGATGGGAAAGGGCTCATAGTTTATGGTGCTGAAAATACCTTTTGTTCTGGCTCTGATCTGAATGCAGTTAAAGCAATCTCCAATCCACAG GAGGGAATGATGATGTGCATGTTAATGCAAAATACACTGACAAGACTTCAGAG ATTGCCTCTTGTTAGCGTAGCATTAATCCAGGGAAAAGCACTTGGTGGTGGTGCAGAACTTTGTACAGCGTGCGACTTCAG GTTAATGACCGAAGGAAGCGAGATAAGATTTGTCCATAAGCAGATGGGTCTTGTTCCAGGCTGGGGTGGTGCAGCAAGATTAATTCATATTGTTGGAAGCAGACATGCACTTAAACTTCTCAGTGGTGCACCCAGAGTACAACCTGAAAACGCATTAGAACTGGGGCTAGCTGACAATATTTTAACAGGTACCGAAGCTGGAGTTTTGTCAGAAGCAAAGAATTGGATAATGCCCTACATCAAAGGGCCATCAGATGTAACCAGAGCAGTGAAAAAAGTTATAATTTCAGGTAGAGAGCAGAACCTTGAAGATGCATTAAGAACGGAGAAAGAAATATTTGGAACTGTGTGGGGGGGACTTGCCAATTTACAAGCTTTGGCAAAAggaacaaaacacaaataa